Within Metabacillus sp. KUDC1714, the genomic segment ATTACGGTAACCACGATAATGAAATTTCAAACTATTTAGCTCTATCATTAGAAATGGATGATTTTATTAAATCTGTCATAGCGATTGCAGATTATATTAAAGCCAAAAAACATGGTAAAAAGAATATTAATCTTTCATTCGATGAATGGAATGTTTGGTACCATAGTAGAGAGCAGGATAAGAAAATTGAACCTTGGAGTGTAGCACCACCACAGCTTGAAGATATTTACAATTTTGAAGATGCTTTATTAGTAGGTTGTATGCTTATCACATTATTAAAGCATGCTGACCGTGTGAAAATTGCTTGCCTAGCTCAACTAGTAAATGTCATTGCTCCAATTATGACTGAAGACAATGGAACAGCATGGAAGCAAACGATCTTCTATCCTTATATGCACACTTCTGTATTTGGAAGAGGGGTTGCATTAAATCCGATCATTTCTAGTCCGAAATATGATAGTAAAGACTTTACTGATGTTCCTTTACTTGAGTCTACTGCTGTTTATAATGAAGAAAATGAACAATTAACAATCTTTGCTGTAAACCGTGACCTACAAGAGGGACTACATTTAGATTGCGATATTCGTAACTTCGAAGGATATAAGGTGATAGAACATATCGTTCTTGAGAATGATGATATTAAGCAAACAAATTCTGCAAAAGGTACACCTGTTACTCCACATTCAAATGGAAATGCTAAACTTGAGAGTGGCATGCTAACAGCTGTATTACCAAAGCTTTCTTGGAATGTTATTCGCCTAGGGAAGCAATAATCATAAAGTTGAACCATATCTTTAAAAGCTCCTTTTAAAGATATGGTTCATTTTGTTTGCAAAATAAACATGAAATCTTGGTGTGTAAAAGAAATATTTCACCAGTATTAATTACCTTAACCTTCGGACATAAAGAAACTAAATGAACACTTGATATAAATTTGCAGGGGATCTTAAGTACTACGTTGTAATGATTACATTAATGGTGCTTTGTTGTTTTTGTATAAAATGCAGGCTATACATTAAAAGGATTAAACTACTCTTATCTCGCCTTTGAGGTAGGGAACAATGCGCTACAAAAAGCGGTAGAAGGGATGAGAGCTCTTAATGTGGCTGGCTTCAATGTATCAATGCCAAACAAAATAGAAGTTATTAAATATGTGGATGAACTAGATGATAGTGCTAAATATACAGGTGCAGTTAATACCGTTGTCATAAAGGTGGTAAATTAATTGGATATAACACAGATGGAAAAGGATATGTGAAAAACCTTAATGCTCATGGAGTAGATTTGAAAGGAAAAAAAGTCACATTAGTTGGTTCAGGTGGTGCTGCGACATCAATTACGATCGTTTGATTCAAGTAAAGTTGCTTGGGTTTTTGATCAGAATGCACCTAAATATCTTGGTGTGGATTGGTCATTGTTATGGGGAGTGTGAAAGGGTGAAGTTTCTTTAAAATTATTTATACTTCATTCTCATGAGAGTTAAACCCTATCAGAACTATTTAAGTCCACCAATGCTTTTACTTTAAAATAAAACAGAGGGGGAGGAAACTCACCATTAATTATCTAATCTCAACTTCTTGTAAAATATCTATTATCCAAACTAAGTCTTTATTAGTGAAAACGCCTAAACCTTTAGTATTAAAGGGTTTGAGGTGTTTTTTTGTTATCACTTAAATCACAATAAGGAAAATTATCCTAACTACCTCTTAACTGGACATAAAGATTGCCATTACAGTTTGGATCTAGTAAATGTCTTTATTCAGCAAAATGGCCAGATTGTAGAACAACATACATAGAAAATGATCAAACTTTTTTTCTCTTTTATCAAGGTTTATAGAGTTAATTTAATCAAACTTTATTAAAAGGCTACATCACAACCAAGGTATCAATCAAAAACCTATATTTACAATTCAATTGCGTAATCAAACATTATTACTTTATGTCCCCTTTTCTTTGATATTGACATAGGAATAACGATACTACCGTTAAGAATATTTGTAAAATTCGACCTATTCCAATTATTGGTGAATGGGGGTATAGTATGAAATTGGAAGCAGCGGTTATCATCAAAAATTTTATTTAAATCATGCAGGAATGAAAAAATACTGCATCGGAGTTGAGCAATATGACGAGTCAGGTTGAAAAATTTAAAGTGAGTTTAAGGAAGAAGCTCGAGTCTATCTTTCACTTTTGGAATGGATTTATTCAGAACCATCCATTTATTTTACGGGTCTTTACAATTTTTTCTTGGATATCGCTATTTGCCTTCGTACTAAGCTTAATTTTTATGGAAGACTCCAGAAAAATGTTCGTCCAGTTTTTGTGGTCATTTTACGTTATTTTGCAATTTTGGTTGTTATGTCGAAGTAAAACTTTAACTTGGAAGAAGTACACCTATTTCTTTTTGGCGGGGGCATGGTTAATCGTACCGTTGAATTCTCTTATCGTCAGTTTCATTACTGCTATTTTCGGCGGGAGGGAACAAGATATATGGAGTCAAGCATTTTTAACCCCGATTGCTGAAGAGGTGTTAAAACTGATCCCCATTGGAGTTTATCTGTTTTTGTCACGACGTGCTTCCACATTGAGTTTAAGCGATTATGCGCTTATTGGAGCGGCAACGGGAGCTGGTTTTCAATTTTTAGAGGAAACCACTCGTCGATTTATTTCTGGAGGTATTTTTGATTATGGTGTGACACTATTTGGAGGGAAAGTGCTTCATTGGGATTTATTCACACTATTTCCAGGCTATTTTGAGGAGGGCTTTTTGCCTGATAAAATGTCTGCAGGACATTCGTTGCTAACCGCGATGGTAACGTTAGGAATCGGGTTAGCAGTGCGATATAAAAGTAAATTAAAACGGTATACATTTATTTTTCCTGTTATCCTTTTGGTTTGGGCCATTTTTGATCACGCAATATGGAATGCTAGTTACAATGCTCCGGATTGGTTAACCGGAATTCATGATTTATTAGGAAGTGGATATGCGGCAAAACCGGTATTTTTAATGATGCTCGGTGCTGCGTTACTCATCGATTATTGGGAATTGAACCGAGTAAGAGCGAAGATTCCTATGCTAGATGGGGAAACCCTGATCAATCCTGTTACTGAAATGTGGAATTTATTCAGATGTGTTTTTGAAGACAGACAGCGTTTTGGATACATGCTACTTTTTTATCGAGAACGGAGAGAACTAGGATTTACCTTGTTACACGGTAAAACAGAGGCAAGGGAACTTTTATCAGGCATAGAAATAAATATTCAGAAGTACTACAAAGCTTTAATTATTGTCTTATTAGCATTAGTCTCAGTTATGTTTCTAACTGATTGGGGAGTCACTGCCAATGGCTCCGAGGCTTGTATTGCCTGTTTATTTGATAGTCTGCAAAACTGGTGGAACGGTTTGTCAGGTTTGGAAAAAACTTTGATTGTCCTTGGAGCATTTGCTTTAACGTTCCCGTTATTAGGATTCTGGTCGGCAATAGGTGCCGTATCGACTGGAATCGGAATTGCAGCAGGCGGAAGTCAGATTGCAGACATTATCCGCAATCCTAAAAAATACCTTACGCCAGAAACGGCTCTTGCACTGGGAATTGGTGCACTGTTAAGTCGAATTCCTTTTGGGAAAGCCCTTGTAAAACTAGGTGACTCGGTTTCATCGAAACTAAAACCTTATTTAAAAAAGATCTTTGAATCGTTCACAGGAAAGAAAAGTAAAAGTAACAATAATCATGACCATGACCAGAATTCCTCTAGTAAAAAAGCTCACCAGGAAGAAGATCCAGAGAAAAAGAACGATAGAAGTGAAGATGACTCTGAAGAAAATAAGGAAACGAATAAGAACGATAATAGTGAAGATGATTCTAAAGAAACTAAGGAAGCGAATAAAAATATTACTTTTAAACCAGGATATGATAAACATTTAGTAGAAGTAGTAGATATTGTTAGGAAAAAAGGTAAGGGCGTAGTTGGAGGACATAATCTCAATAATTTCGAAAAGGCATTTAAAGCGAAAGGCTGGGATTTAGAGGAGTGTATTATTTCAAAAAGAAAGCACCCTTCCATCGAGGGAGTGTATGAAATAGAATATGGCTTACCTAAACTAGACATGGAAGGAAAGCTAATACCTGGAGAGCTTAAGAATGTTTCCCATCCAAAAACAGTTTACGACCCCAACATCATATCAG encodes:
- the arfA gene encoding arabinosylfuranosidase ArfA, giving the protein MMSKKAKMILEKDFKISEIDNRIYGSFVEHLGRAVYGGIYEPGHPQADENGFRQDVIEMVKELQVPLVRYPGGNFVSGYNWEDGVGPVAQRPRRLELAWRTTETNEIGTNEFMKWAELVNAEVNMAVNLGTRGIDAARNLVEYCNHPEGSYYSDLRISHGVKKPYNIKTWCLGNEMDGPWQIGHKTAAEYGRIAQEAAKVMKWVDPTIELVACGSSNRNMPTFADWEATVLDHTYDHVEFISLHQYYGNHDNEISNYLALSLEMDDFIKSVIAIADYIKAKKHGKKNINLSFDEWNVWYHSREQDKKIEPWSVAPPQLEDIYNFEDALLVGCMLITLLKHADRVKIACLAQLVNVIAPIMTEDNGTAWKQTIFYPYMHTSVFGRGVALNPIISSPKYDSKDFTDVPLLESTAVYNEENEQLTIFAVNRDLQEGLHLDCDIRNFEGYKVIEHIVLENDDIKQTNSAKGTPVTPHSNGNAKLESGMLTAVLPKLSWNVIRLGKQ
- a CDS encoding PrsW family glutamic-type intramembrane protease, translating into MTSQVEKFKVSLRKKLESIFHFWNGFIQNHPFILRVFTIFSWISLFAFVLSLIFMEDSRKMFVQFLWSFYVILQFWLLCRSKTLTWKKYTYFFLAGAWLIVPLNSLIVSFITAIFGGREQDIWSQAFLTPIAEEVLKLIPIGVYLFLSRRASTLSLSDYALIGAATGAGFQFLEETTRRFISGGIFDYGVTLFGGKVLHWDLFTLFPGYFEEGFLPDKMSAGHSLLTAMVTLGIGLAVRYKSKLKRYTFIFPVILLVWAIFDHAIWNASYNAPDWLTGIHDLLGSGYAAKPVFLMMLGAALLIDYWELNRVRAKIPMLDGETLINPVTEMWNLFRCVFEDRQRFGYMLLFYRERRELGFTLLHGKTEARELLSGIEINIQKYYKALIIVLLALVSVMFLTDWGVTANGSEACIACLFDSLQNWWNGLSGLEKTLIVLGAFALTFPLLGFWSAIGAVSTGIGIAAGGSQIADIIRNPKKYLTPETALALGIGALLSRIPFGKALVKLGDSVSSKLKPYLKKIFESFTGKKSKSNNNHDHDQNSSSKKAHQEEDPEKKNDRSEDDSEENKETNKNDNSEDDSKETKEANKNITFKPGYDKHLVEVVDIVRKKGKGVVGGHNLNNFEKAFKAKGWDLEECIISKRKHPSIEGVYEIEYGLPKLDMEGKLIPGELKNVSHPKTVYDPNIISDEQILKWGEEAMKNGKVVGAGREITGVSSNGLQFRGFIDESGEISNFFPTLD